From a single Collimonas pratensis genomic region:
- a CDS encoding glutathione S-transferase family protein, giving the protein MPDQITFYGNADSGHAYKVGLMLAVSGLAHTYQSIDIGQPRHLRPEPFRSLAKFGEVPLLVHNGVPYIQSDSILMHLAELSGGFGAESPLRMARVREWLFWEANRLGMCLPQLRWARSFAPQDYPPGAVSWLQSRFDVDIAKLEAELADGRAFIIDDLPTIADFSLCGYLFWADAAEVVLPVGVAAWLQRIRELPNWQSPESLLAPLLAP; this is encoded by the coding sequence ATGCCGGATCAGATCACGTTCTACGGCAACGCCGATTCGGGACATGCTTACAAGGTCGGGCTGATGCTGGCGGTCAGCGGCCTTGCCCATACTTATCAGTCCATCGATATCGGCCAGCCTCGCCATTTGCGGCCGGAGCCGTTCCGCAGCCTCGCCAAGTTCGGCGAGGTGCCGTTGTTGGTGCACAACGGTGTGCCGTATATCCAGTCCGACTCTATCCTGATGCATCTGGCCGAGTTGAGCGGCGGTTTTGGCGCCGAGTCGCCGTTGCGCATGGCGCGTGTCCGTGAATGGCTGTTCTGGGAAGCCAACCGGCTCGGCATGTGCCTGCCGCAGCTGCGCTGGGCGCGCAGTTTTGCGCCGCAGGATTACCCGCCTGGCGCCGTCAGCTGGCTGCAAAGCCGGTTTGACGTCGATATCGCTAAGCTGGAAGCGGAACTGGCTGATGGCCGCGCCTTCATCATCGATGACCTGCCCACCATCGCGGATTTTTCGCTGTGCGGCTATCTGTTCTGGGCGGATGCCGCCGAAGTCGTGCTGCCGGTGGGTGTCGCCGCCTGGCTGCAACGCATTAGAGAATTGCCAAACTGGCAATCTCCGGAGAGCTTACTGGCACCCTTACTGGCCCCCTGA
- the gcvA gene encoding transcriptional regulator GcvA, whose protein sequence is MADLRKLPNLSALRAFEAAARNDSFSRAAEEIYVTPGAISHQIRTLEQELGVQLFMRHGKRITITAQGQRFAATIRKSLNEIALAAEALKLDAKQKRLTVSALPSFAARWLAPRLWKFIDLHPDTEVVLQSSNHLNDLEREPIDVGLRYGLGNYPGLIVEKLMDDFYYPVASPHYRDGKLPKTPQELEQCSLLRMDTESSWLPWFEAAGVDLVEPTGGLLIEDASMLLRSASDGLGIALTRHAIALQEIASGELVRLFDVVARCPLSYYFACTKEAMDKPQVQAFHRWLTAEVRAFKAQSEWPGEPGA, encoded by the coding sequence ATGGCCGATCTCAGAAAACTGCCGAATCTCTCCGCTCTGCGCGCCTTTGAAGCCGCCGCCCGCAACGACAGCTTTTCGCGCGCCGCCGAAGAAATCTATGTGACGCCGGGGGCGATCAGCCATCAGATCCGCACGCTGGAACAGGAACTGGGCGTGCAGTTGTTCATGCGCCACGGCAAACGCATCACCATTACCGCCCAGGGCCAGCGTTTCGCCGCCACCATCCGTAAGTCGCTGAATGAAATCGCGCTGGCGGCCGAGGCCTTGAAGCTCGACGCCAAGCAAAAGCGCCTGACGGTCTCCGCCCTGCCCTCGTTCGCGGCGCGCTGGCTGGCGCCGCGGCTGTGGAAATTCATCGACCTGCATCCGGATACGGAAGTCGTGCTGCAATCGAGCAATCACCTCAATGATCTGGAAAGGGAACCGATCGACGTCGGCCTGCGCTACGGCCTGGGCAACTATCCCGGCCTGATTGTGGAAAAACTGATGGATGATTTTTACTATCCGGTGGCCAGTCCGCACTACCGCGACGGCAAGCTGCCGAAAACCCCGCAGGAACTGGAGCAGTGCAGCTTGCTGCGCATGGATACCGAATCGTCCTGGCTGCCCTGGTTCGAGGCGGCGGGAGTGGACCTGGTGGAGCCGACCGGCGGCTTGCTGATCGAGGATGCCTCGATGCTGCTGCGCTCGGCGTCGGATGGTTTGGGGATAGCGCTGACGCGGCATGCAATCGCGCTGCAGGAAATTGCCTCGGGCGAGCTGGTGCGCCTGTTCGATGTCGTGGCGCGCTGCCCTCTATCGTATTATTTCGCCTGCACCAAGGAGGCGATGGACAAGCCCCAGGTGCAGGCTTTCCATCGCTGGCTGACAGCCGAGGTGCGTGCTTTCAAGGCGCAAAGCGAATGGCCCGGAGAGCCGGGGGCCTGA
- the lipB gene encoding lipoyl(octanoyl) transferase LipB: protein MSSAQQLRSPDHPPSLQIIHRGVESYPVSFEAMRAFTAARSADTPDQLWIVEHPPVYTLGLGADPGHVLAPHDIPVIQTDRGGEVTYHGPGQVVIYLLLDLRRRRPAARLFVREFVQSIEQAVIDTLAAYNLAGERKPGAPGIYVADGAWQGAKIAALGLKVKASGCTYHGVSLNVAMDLTPFSWINPCGYEGLQTVDMKTLGVDITLSEMQLALAHQLMKTFTVN, encoded by the coding sequence ATGTCCAGTGCGCAGCAACTCCGTTCCCCCGATCATCCGCCCAGCCTTCAGATCATCCATCGCGGCGTCGAATCCTACCCCGTCAGCTTTGAAGCCATGCGCGCGTTTACTGCCGCCCGCAGCGCCGATACGCCTGACCAGCTGTGGATAGTCGAGCATCCGCCGGTCTATACGCTGGGTTTGGGCGCCGATCCGGGCCACGTGCTGGCGCCGCACGATATCCCGGTGATCCAGACCGACCGCGGCGGCGAAGTGACCTATCACGGCCCCGGCCAGGTAGTGATCTACCTGCTGCTCGACCTGCGCCGCCGTCGTCCCGCGGCACGTCTGTTCGTGCGCGAATTCGTGCAAAGTATCGAGCAGGCGGTCATCGACACGCTGGCAGCGTATAATCTGGCCGGTGAACGCAAGCCCGGCGCGCCCGGGATATATGTCGCCGACGGCGCCTGGCAGGGTGCGAAAATCGCCGCGCTTGGCTTGAAAGTCAAGGCCAGCGGCTGCACCTACCACGGTGTATCGCTCAATGTCGCCATGGACCTGACGCCATTTTCCTGGATCAACCCGTGCGGCTACGAAGGCCTGCAGACTGTCGATATGAAAACGCTAGGCGTTGATATAACTCTCTCAGAGATGCAGTTAGCGCTTGCTCACCAACTGATGAAGACATTTACCGTTAATTAA
- a CDS encoding XRE family transcriptional regulator: MDATAIRFRLHALRERKKMTQGELATALGFKDRQTLSQIELGERKLGFEEMVRAAEIFGVGIDFFTDPFELAGEGKFSWRQTNADPEALDEFEHQAGRWIAAFRHLGKLRGDSIHSSLRRVALTTKSTFEDAAAEGEAIGATLDLGDIPSARLGEAVQDRLDTLVLYIDTVRGVSGAACQLDQLNAILINRREPLARRSYDLAHELFHLLTWQTMPPKRIESNSLPAEKDEKRVEQLADNFAAGLLMPTRTIKTLVANSSPPQGLALAGWIRSSATKLGVSGPALKWRLLNMGVIKLSQLDSLPDEVLRSSTEETNNHLPARYSKRFVSAISWGIDEGHVSARRVAQLLAISVDDLKDLFAEHGLSTPFDL; encoded by the coding sequence ATGGACGCGACGGCAATTCGCTTTCGGCTACACGCGTTACGCGAGCGTAAAAAAATGACTCAAGGGGAGCTTGCAACAGCTCTCGGATTCAAGGACCGTCAGACCTTGTCTCAAATTGAGTTGGGCGAGCGTAAGCTGGGTTTTGAAGAGATGGTGCGCGCGGCGGAAATTTTTGGTGTCGGTATCGACTTCTTTACTGATCCTTTTGAACTGGCCGGTGAAGGGAAATTTTCATGGCGCCAAACAAATGCAGACCCGGAAGCTCTAGATGAATTCGAGCATCAGGCTGGTCGTTGGATAGCCGCGTTTCGTCACCTGGGTAAACTTCGAGGGGACTCGATACACTCCTCGCTGCGCCGAGTCGCATTGACTACCAAGTCCACGTTTGAGGATGCGGCTGCGGAAGGAGAAGCTATTGGTGCCACATTGGATCTTGGCGATATACCATCAGCGCGTTTAGGTGAAGCTGTTCAAGATCGGCTAGACACCTTAGTTTTGTACATCGATACCGTGCGAGGTGTCTCCGGCGCTGCATGCCAGCTCGATCAGCTAAACGCGATTCTAATTAATCGCCGAGAACCTCTCGCACGCAGATCGTACGATTTGGCTCACGAACTATTTCACCTTCTAACCTGGCAAACAATGCCGCCAAAGCGTATCGAATCTAATTCCTTACCGGCAGAAAAAGATGAGAAACGTGTAGAGCAGTTAGCAGACAATTTCGCTGCAGGGCTATTAATGCCTACGCGAACAATTAAAACACTAGTTGCAAATAGCTCACCTCCACAAGGACTTGCTCTAGCTGGATGGATACGATCGTCCGCAACAAAACTTGGTGTGAGTGGCCCCGCTTTAAAGTGGCGATTGTTAAATATGGGAGTGATTAAGCTATCGCAACTAGATTCTTTGCCAGATGAAGTTCTAAGATCAAGTACTGAGGAAACCAATAATCATCTACCTGCCAGGTATAGCAAACGCTTTGTTTCCGCAATATCTTGGGGTATCGATGAAGGCCATGTTTCCGCACGTCGTGTCGCGCAGCTCTTAGCAATCTCAGTTGATGATCTTAAAGATTTATTTGCTGAGCATGGGCTTTCCACTCCATTTGATTTATAG
- a CDS encoding DUF2917 domain-containing protein — translation MRKLLANESLAISAGQALSVIAPVAQTLQITQGRVWVTVSGQGDDYWLSAGQFLHVAADSQIVIEAHKGNSVVQVQQLSGRLPAVSARAGFSKTLMPNGAAAGC, via the coding sequence ATGAGAAAATTATTAGCTAACGAGTCTTTGGCAATCAGCGCTGGACAAGCCCTGTCAGTCATCGCGCCAGTGGCGCAAACTTTGCAAATCACGCAAGGCCGGGTGTGGGTGACGGTGTCCGGCCAGGGCGACGACTACTGGTTGTCGGCAGGGCAATTCCTGCACGTCGCCGCCGATAGCCAGATCGTGATCGAAGCCCACAAGGGCAACAGCGTGGTACAGGTGCAACAACTGTCCGGCCGCCTGCCGGCAGTCAGCGCCCGTGCCGGCTTCAGCAAGACCCTGATGCCAAACGGCGCCGCGGCAGGCTGCTGA
- a CDS encoding DUF493 family protein encodes MTDLTKPIDPEESLIEYPSVFPIKIMGPTHDAFVETIVGVVLQHDPTFHIDKLEVRPSSKGNYTGLTANVYAIHREQLDNLYRALSSHPMVKMVL; translated from the coding sequence ATGACCGACCTGACCAAGCCCATCGATCCGGAAGAAAGCCTGATCGAATATCCCAGCGTATTCCCCATCAAGATCATGGGACCGACGCACGATGCTTTCGTCGAGACCATCGTCGGCGTGGTGCTGCAGCATGATCCTACTTTCCATATCGACAAGCTGGAAGTGCGGCCTTCGTCCAAGGGCAACTATACCGGCCTGACCGCCAATGTGTATGCCATCCACCGCGAGCAGCTGGACAATCTGTATCGCGCCTTGTCGTCCCATCCGATGGTCAAGATGGTGTTGTAA
- a CDS encoding DEAD/DEAH box helicase: MLDPIGGFGRIRDFFISYVETSFRISDPDVSKIRRKLLESYDTLATEPFLEPVLRYTGHPKLLEDLAMDDNGPLGNLSIAGRRAFVELALSGLFDGDIADSEIKRKSRYAPYQHQISMLERGIKPGHPGIVTSGTGSGKTESFMLPILAAIANEAVQWKKPDASFLQNRWWESDDASWRAMRQGERRPAAMRALILYPMNALVEDQMVRLRKTLDSEEARTVMDERFDGNRVFFAQYTSATPVTGYETHPRMADDTDEKKRRSRGLRKLRSALKRAEQDQQAARKHDANAAAEAALSGEKIPDLTRYIFPSMDGGEMLSRWDIQAAPPDLMVTNASMLGAMLSREVEEKIFDTTRNWLISNDDAYFYLVFDELHLIRGSAGTEIAFLIKTLIQRLGLDQPQHRYKLRILASSASLPMIGDDGEQSRTYLRDLFAPFGTSKTANDPGSTDSTFWKGCVVEGVPSIPIWNLEAIDPAPFVKLMQIALAGGADFVAKMKFSDELLLAVKSAASALGIAGQSEEDTVKNLAEAAAAAMTSGCRDGKGVRATRLTEVANRIFADGGPDHELALRGLMLARALPESGLWDKNRAGVALTTPAFRVHTFIRNIEGLFAAPSPTADGVEFSNLTIERGLSHARPDANTKRGKRLFELLYCEACGDLLIGGQRGDKTLTATATELLPSSGNLENLPEGAANEYYDSMKLEEFAVFWPRRTPPLLPERDYDDWQLAHLDPHSGVVFTRLDAEVPDGHVGGHLYRQKENAVRNVKGRVTGPRSAQPFCCPKCGTDYSRRPVTNRSRSPIRAFRTGVSKASQLVATELFELLLAIGAEPKGICFSDSRQDAANQALEIENMHLLDVRREILVATARSYVAKQRAEWISPEEFEKQTTALMNEKKFAEVAAYGARYNAQGSEGEKPPAEGRIVPLAKLLQHKEGHGHVGELVAEFVRMGVHPFDKAGRQKFRGHEWHELFVPAGTNGNDIAYHEELTGADRLNLAGLILSQQYELVDDVIFANTFFALEETGLAYPCVSDRDIAGKDELDAWLRVFAGAYRIRDNQYFDEDAKKEWVLGFDITNNRVKKVAQKVFGDTSVVEKLSSVLGRLSAIGHKSGWFDIGNLHLRVAEGGDPYWRCKTCERVHMHYGIRHCTRCGDPLALGASGKVEDLWQENFLGKRIVRGAKDEVPRFRLRVEELTGQTDNFSDRLRKFKGIFVDGQSETKKRATEIDMLSVTTTMEVGIDIGSLQSVYQANMPPQRFNYQQRVGRAGRRGQAFSFVATFCRGRTHDAYYFAHPKAITGDAPPPPFLAINHEPIPLRLLRKSWLRAAFKMLRQECHQNSKPYPGDLLLPPDIHGEYVTMADYYFDDAAGWPQRLRDALHSTISVRDEFLQAATFSVDQQTALATHATVEQLMSEINGLKPNEPTGTGFGLARFLAEQGLLPMYGMPTRVRNLYLGLREDDGKGSDEYEWSTISRDLDLAVFEFAPGSVLVKDKQKHKVIGFTGNLSDPVKRAGGIAVQAVSDWWESETFVAICDACGSAKHYETLPTTELECDDCREQISIANFAEYKTPTAFRTDFNPQDSGDVVGRMNQRTVATVLKVGEPIVHRNIVVRRGAGATIMQLNDGVANSDEVAQQFRVDEVSDLRLPLPGASKWLKLTRSQAIETSIREKSQASRWELNGNLGMKFGLISRKKTDAVYLELRKFDSRLNLNHVARKGEFFNIATRAAAVSATQILVQKAALMLDVSAEEFEALEPRLRGGLPMLQIADSLVNGSGLCKRLGDPDVSGGVPYIAKLLEEILENEIVWPLQDFLGTDGDGAHAEQCKTSCYRCIQRFGNRRYHGLLDWRLGIAYLRAMIQDNYSAGIDTNDRNFPEIAEWHEYAHSLAESVVAMRPGTMSYVVLAASKLPCIIARSLAGDELFRTVVVHPLWRKDESVMSKILGTDWANGLTFTDTFNLERRPLRTLAEMHNKQANIESK; encoded by the coding sequence ATGCTTGATCCAATAGGCGGCTTTGGTCGCATCAGAGATTTTTTTATCTCCTACGTCGAGACTAGTTTCCGTATTTCTGACCCTGACGTAAGCAAGATACGTCGCAAATTACTTGAATCTTACGATACTTTGGCTACGGAGCCGTTTCTCGAACCAGTGCTGCGGTACACGGGGCATCCTAAGTTGCTAGAGGATTTAGCAATGGATGACAATGGCCCTCTCGGGAATCTATCAATTGCCGGAAGACGGGCATTCGTCGAACTAGCTTTGTCAGGATTATTTGATGGAGACATTGCTGATTCAGAGATTAAACGAAAATCGCGTTACGCTCCATATCAACATCAGATATCTATGCTTGAGCGCGGGATTAAGCCAGGTCATCCTGGTATCGTCACTTCTGGCACGGGTTCTGGAAAGACCGAAAGTTTTATGTTGCCCATTCTAGCGGCAATCGCGAATGAGGCAGTGCAGTGGAAAAAGCCGGATGCATCATTTTTACAAAACCGGTGGTGGGAAAGCGATGATGCGTCTTGGCGAGCTATGCGCCAAGGTGAGAGGCGTCCGGCGGCAATGCGAGCATTGATTCTCTATCCAATGAATGCATTGGTTGAGGATCAAATGGTCCGATTGCGAAAAACGCTTGATTCAGAAGAAGCGCGAACGGTCATGGACGAACGATTTGACGGCAATCGCGTCTTTTTCGCGCAATATACCAGCGCGACTCCGGTCACTGGTTATGAGACTCACCCACGGATGGCCGATGACACGGACGAGAAAAAGCGCCGCTCTCGAGGGCTACGCAAGCTGCGCTCCGCCCTCAAGCGGGCCGAGCAAGATCAACAGGCCGCGCGTAAGCATGATGCAAACGCTGCTGCCGAAGCAGCTTTATCTGGAGAAAAAATACCAGACTTAACTCGCTACATTTTTCCCTCCATGGATGGCGGCGAAATGCTATCTCGGTGGGACATCCAAGCTGCACCTCCCGATCTAATGGTAACCAATGCTTCGATGTTGGGAGCAATGTTGTCCAGGGAAGTAGAGGAAAAGATCTTTGACACCACTAGAAATTGGCTTATCTCGAATGACGACGCATATTTCTATTTGGTATTTGATGAGCTTCACCTAATTCGAGGTTCGGCTGGTACAGAGATTGCGTTTCTGATCAAGACATTAATTCAACGTCTTGGCTTAGATCAGCCGCAGCATCGATATAAGTTACGTATTCTCGCTTCATCTGCGTCGTTGCCAATGATTGGTGACGACGGCGAGCAATCTCGTACCTACTTGCGAGATCTATTTGCGCCATTTGGAACCAGTAAGACAGCAAACGATCCTGGCTCAACGGATTCGACTTTTTGGAAAGGCTGTGTTGTTGAAGGTGTTCCAAGTATTCCAATATGGAACCTTGAGGCCATCGATCCGGCTCCGTTCGTTAAGCTAATGCAGATAGCGCTTGCTGGCGGTGCGGACTTTGTTGCTAAGATGAAGTTTTCTGATGAGCTACTTCTTGCCGTGAAATCTGCGGCGTCTGCACTAGGGATTGCTGGCCAATCAGAAGAAGACACTGTAAAAAATCTCGCAGAGGCGGCTGCAGCTGCTATGACGAGTGGATGTAGAGATGGTAAGGGGGTTCGCGCGACACGTCTCACTGAAGTAGCTAATCGAATATTTGCAGACGGCGGCCCTGATCATGAACTGGCCCTGCGAGGTTTAATGCTCGCTCGGGCTTTGCCGGAATCGGGGTTATGGGATAAGAATCGAGCTGGAGTCGCACTTACCACTCCAGCATTTAGAGTTCATACGTTCATTCGAAATATCGAGGGTCTGTTTGCTGCTCCCAGCCCAACCGCAGACGGAGTCGAATTTAGCAACCTCACTATTGAGCGCGGGCTTTCTCATGCCCGTCCAGACGCTAACACAAAGCGCGGGAAGCGCTTGTTCGAACTTTTGTATTGCGAGGCATGCGGAGACTTGTTGATTGGTGGCCAGCGGGGGGATAAAACTTTAACTGCGACGGCGACTGAATTGCTCCCATCTTCTGGCAACCTTGAGAATCTTCCTGAAGGTGCAGCTAATGAATACTATGATTCAATGAAGCTAGAAGAGTTTGCAGTATTTTGGCCACGTAGGACCCCACCCTTATTACCTGAGCGCGACTACGATGACTGGCAGCTGGCCCATTTGGATCCACATTCAGGAGTAGTATTCACCCGACTCGATGCCGAGGTACCAGACGGGCATGTAGGTGGCCATTTGTACCGTCAGAAAGAGAATGCAGTTAGAAATGTAAAAGGCCGTGTTACTGGTCCGCGTTCTGCACAGCCTTTCTGCTGCCCTAAATGCGGCACTGATTATTCAAGGCGGCCAGTCACTAACCGATCACGATCACCTATTCGCGCTTTTCGCACCGGTGTTAGTAAAGCATCTCAGCTAGTGGCGACCGAGCTCTTCGAACTGTTGCTTGCTATAGGTGCGGAACCTAAGGGGATCTGTTTCTCTGACAGTCGGCAAGATGCCGCGAATCAAGCGCTCGAGATTGAAAACATGCATTTACTTGACGTGCGTCGCGAGATCCTCGTGGCCACGGCCCGGTCTTATGTAGCTAAGCAACGCGCTGAGTGGATTAGCCCAGAGGAATTTGAAAAACAAACTACGGCGCTAATGAATGAAAAAAAATTCGCTGAAGTTGCGGCATATGGAGCTCGCTACAATGCGCAAGGGTCGGAGGGGGAAAAGCCTCCCGCTGAGGGACGTATTGTTCCGCTCGCAAAACTTTTACAACATAAGGAAGGCCATGGCCATGTTGGTGAATTGGTTGCTGAGTTCGTTCGTATGGGCGTCCATCCGTTTGACAAAGCTGGGCGGCAGAAATTTCGCGGCCACGAATGGCATGAATTGTTCGTGCCTGCAGGGACGAATGGCAACGATATAGCGTACCACGAGGAACTGACCGGAGCGGACCGTTTAAATTTGGCCGGATTGATTTTGAGTCAGCAATATGAGTTGGTCGATGATGTAATTTTTGCGAACACTTTTTTTGCGTTGGAAGAAACTGGGCTCGCGTATCCATGTGTATCTGATCGCGATATTGCTGGGAAGGACGAACTTGACGCCTGGTTACGCGTATTCGCTGGCGCGTATCGAATTCGCGACAATCAGTACTTTGATGAGGATGCCAAGAAAGAATGGGTTCTAGGCTTTGACATCACTAACAATCGAGTTAAAAAGGTTGCGCAGAAGGTATTCGGGGACACTTCCGTTGTTGAGAAATTGAGCTCAGTCCTCGGCCGCTTATCCGCGATTGGACATAAAAGCGGCTGGTTTGATATCGGCAATCTGCATTTGCGTGTTGCTGAAGGGGGAGATCCATATTGGCGCTGTAAGACTTGTGAACGAGTCCATATGCATTATGGGATACGTCATTGCACACGCTGTGGAGATCCATTGGCCCTCGGAGCAAGTGGTAAAGTTGAAGATCTGTGGCAAGAGAATTTTCTTGGCAAGCGAATTGTGCGAGGAGCCAAGGATGAGGTGCCGCGATTCCGTCTCCGCGTTGAAGAGCTTACCGGTCAGACAGATAACTTTTCCGATAGGCTGAGAAAATTTAAGGGAATTTTTGTCGATGGACAGAGTGAGACGAAGAAGCGAGCTACTGAAATCGACATGCTATCAGTTACAACGACTATGGAGGTTGGTATTGATATTGGCTCGCTGCAAAGTGTGTACCAGGCCAATATGCCGCCACAGCGATTCAACTACCAACAACGTGTTGGTCGAGCCGGGCGACGCGGGCAAGCTTTTTCTTTCGTAGCGACTTTTTGTCGCGGACGAACCCACGACGCATACTATTTTGCACACCCCAAGGCGATTACTGGAGATGCTCCACCTCCGCCATTTCTTGCAATAAATCACGAGCCGATTCCGCTGAGACTATTGCGCAAATCTTGGCTGCGCGCGGCATTTAAAATGCTGCGGCAGGAGTGCCACCAAAACAGCAAGCCATATCCTGGTGATCTGTTGCTGCCTCCTGATATTCATGGCGAGTACGTTACTATGGCGGACTATTATTTCGACGATGCGGCGGGTTGGCCTCAACGCCTTCGAGATGCGCTGCACTCAACTATATCTGTGCGAGATGAATTTTTGCAGGCTGCAACGTTCAGCGTCGATCAGCAAACAGCGCTAGCGACGCATGCAACTGTGGAGCAGCTGATGTCGGAAATTAATGGTCTTAAACCAAATGAACCAACCGGTACCGGATTCGGGTTGGCGCGCTTTCTCGCCGAGCAGGGACTACTGCCGATGTATGGCATGCCGACCCGGGTTCGAAATCTCTACTTGGGCCTTCGAGAAGATGACGGTAAAGGCAGCGACGAATATGAATGGTCGACGATAAGCCGTGATTTGGACCTGGCCGTCTTCGAGTTTGCTCCCGGCTCTGTGCTCGTTAAGGATAAACAAAAGCATAAGGTGATAGGTTTTACCGGAAATCTTTCCGATCCGGTGAAGCGCGCGGGAGGTATCGCGGTCCAAGCGGTATCAGACTGGTGGGAGTCTGAAACATTTGTCGCCATATGTGATGCCTGTGGCTCTGCGAAGCACTATGAAACATTGCCGACAACAGAGCTTGAGTGCGATGACTGTCGTGAACAAATTTCGATAGCGAACTTCGCAGAATATAAAACGCCGACGGCTTTCCGGACAGATTTTAATCCTCAAGACAGCGGTGATGTAGTCGGGCGCATGAATCAACGTACTGTTGCCACAGTACTGAAAGTAGGTGAGCCAATTGTGCATCGAAACATTGTTGTGCGGCGCGGGGCCGGAGCCACAATTATGCAACTTAATGATGGGGTAGCTAATTCAGACGAGGTTGCTCAGCAATTTAGAGTCGATGAGGTGTCTGATTTACGATTGCCTTTGCCAGGAGCATCTAAATGGCTCAAATTGACGCGATCACAAGCGATCGAAACGAGCATTCGTGAAAAATCTCAGGCGAGTCGATGGGAGCTTAATGGAAATTTGGGTATGAAGTTCGGATTAATCTCTCGAAAAAAAACGGATGCTGTTTATTTAGAATTGAGAAAATTTGACAGCCGTTTAAATCTGAATCATGTTGCTCGTAAAGGGGAATTCTTCAATATAGCAACTCGTGCCGCCGCTGTTAGTGCCACCCAAATTCTAGTGCAAAAAGCAGCACTCATGCTTGACGTATCTGCTGAGGAATTTGAGGCACTCGAGCCTCGCCTTCGCGGTGGTTTGCCTATGCTGCAGATAGCAGACTCATTAGTCAACGGATCTGGTTTGTGCAAACGCCTCGGTGATCCGGACGTGTCGGGGGGCGTGCCATATATTGCCAAGTTGCTTGAGGAAATCTTGGAAAATGAAATTGTATGGCCTTTACAAGATTTCCTTGGCACAGATGGCGACGGTGCGCATGCGGAGCAATGTAAGACGTCTTGCTATCGTTGTATTCAACGATTTGGCAATCGTCGATATCATGGGCTGCTTGATTGGCGCCTCGGAATTGCCTACTTGAGGGCTATGATTCAGGATAACTATTCAGCTGGCATTGATACAAATGACAGGAATTTCCCAGAAATAGCTGAATGGCATGAATATGCGCATAGTTTGGCAGAGTCAGTTGTTGCAATGCGTCCGGGAACGATGAGCTACGTTGTTCTCGCAGCTTCAAAATTACCCTGCATCATTGCACGGTCTCTGGCAGGAGATGAGTTGTTCCGCACCGTCGTGGTTCATCCTCTATGGAGGAAAGACGAATCAGTGATGTCCAAGATCTTGGGTACTGATTGGGCGAATGGGCTCACTTTTACCGACACCTTCAACTTAGAAAGACGGCCTCTGCGAACTCTCGCGGAGATGCATAACAAGCAGGCAAATATAGAAAGCAAATAA
- the lipA gene encoding lipoyl synthase produces MTTETTPSLPTEATVATASYNPSEKQKGASKTARIPIKIIPIERLKKPDWIRVKAASPSSRFYEIKDILRANNLVTVCEEASCPNIGECFGKGTATFMIMGDKCTRRCPFCDVGHGRPDPLDVNEPENLAKTIAALRLSYVVITSVDRDDLRDGGAGHFAECIRHVRALSPNTRIEILVPDFRGRMDRALEILNLAPPDVMNHNLETAPRLYKEARPGSDYEYSLNLLKRFKALHPNTPTKSGIMVGLGETDEEVLQVMRDMRAHDVDMLTIGQYLMPSGNHLPVRRYVHPDVFKMYEEEAYKMGFAHAAVGAMVRSSYHADQQAHDAGMIVKNQ; encoded by the coding sequence ATGACCACAGAAACCACGCCGTCGCTGCCAACCGAAGCTACTGTCGCTACCGCCAGCTACAATCCGTCCGAAAAGCAGAAGGGCGCCAGCAAGACCGCGCGCATCCCGATCAAGATCATCCCGATCGAACGCCTGAAAAAGCCGGACTGGATTCGCGTCAAGGCGGCCTCGCCGTCCTCGCGCTTCTACGAAATCAAGGACATCTTGCGCGCCAACAACCTGGTGACGGTATGCGAAGAAGCCAGCTGCCCGAACATCGGCGAATGCTTCGGCAAGGGCACCGCTACCTTCATGATCATGGGCGACAAGTGCACCCGCCGCTGCCCGTTCTGCGATGTCGGCCACGGCCGTCCCGATCCGCTTGACGTCAATGAGCCGGAAAACCTGGCCAAGACCATTGCCGCGCTGAGACTGAGTTATGTCGTCATCACCAGCGTCGACCGCGACGACCTGCGCGACGGCGGCGCCGGCCATTTTGCCGAATGCATCCGCCACGTGCGCGCGCTGTCGCCGAACACCCGCATCGAAATCCTGGTGCCGGACTTCCGCGGCCGCATGGACCGTGCCCTGGAAATCCTCAACCTGGCGCCGCCGGACGTGATGAACCACAACCTGGAAACCGCACCGCGCCTGTACAAGGAAGCGCGTCCCGGCTCCGACTACGAATATTCGCTGAACCTGCTGAAACGCTTCAAGGCGCTGCATCCGAACACGCCGACCAAGTCCGGCATCATGGTCGGCCTCGGCGAAACCGACGAAGAAGTGCTGCAAGTGATGCGCGACATGCGCGCCCACGATGTCGACATGCTGACCATCGGCCAATACCTGATGCCAAGCGGGAATCACCTGCCGGTGCGGCGCTATGTCCATCCTGACGTCTTCAAGATGTACGAAGAGGAAGCCTACAAAATGGGCTTTGCGCATGCGGCGGTTGGCGCGATGGTGCGCAGTTCTTACCATGCTGACCAGCAGGCGCATGATGCCGGCATGATTGTGAAAAATCAGTAG